In the genome of Yarrowia lipolytica chromosome 1B, complete sequence, the window GGCCGGAAATGAGGTAAGTCAGCGGAGACACTCGGTACATGAAGATCCAGAAGTGGGGcatgtcctccttggtggccagaACACCACAGAAGATCAGACAGAGAGCAAAGAGCAGGTAACCAATGGTGGCTGcgttctccttgttctcgAAGGCGGCTCCCATCATGTGAGCAAAAGTGGAGTTGTAGACGTAGAAGGACCAGAGcaagaggaagaagagggctCCTCGTTCGCCAAGATGGCCAGTAGCGTTATTCTGCAGGCCAATGGGGTAGTAaaagcagaagaagacaagaaCTGCCACCAGAGTCTGCCAGGGAAGCTCGACGAGGATGTTAGAGCCCATGAAAGCCTGCCACGAATAAGCCATGGAAGATCGCTCTCGCGCCTCGTAGAGTTCTCGCTGGGCCACGAAATGGGGCAGAATCTGGaccatgatgatgacgaagatgaggaaAAGCATGAAGAAGGCAAAcatctggttctggagacCCTGGATGTCTTGTGACGCCTTGTAGTAAGAGAAACCAATAAACAGGGCAGAGGCAATGGACATGAGTAGCTTGGACCAGATATATCGGGGAGATCGCCAGTAGTAGGTCCACAGTCGCTTGGTAAGGTAGTACAGCTGAGTAGCCTGAGATGTGGCGTACTGGGACTTGGCAGAGTAtgacgaagaggaggtcTGGGAGCTTCCGACGCTCTTGGAGGTTACCAGCTCGTTCTTCTCATCATGAGTACTCTGAGCAGCAAGCTCCTCGGCCATCTTATCAAGCAGATCTCGCTCTCGGGCTCGCTCTTCACTCTCGTTCCAGACTACAGCCCAATCGTGCTTGGCAATACTTCCGGGGGCAGCTCCAATAGCAGCAAGCATCCATTCAGCAGGGTTAGCCTCTTCAGGACAAGGATCGGCACCCTTGGACTCGAAGTAGTTGATCAATGCAGACGAGTTGGCTCCGATATCTCCGTAGTAAACAGTCTTACCTCCCAGAGTCATGAACAGAAGACGGTCAAACTCTTGGAAGAGAATGGCAGAGGGCTGATGAATAGTACACAGAATAGCCTGGCCTCGGTTGGCTAGTTTCTTCAGCAGACAGATGATTGACCAGGCAGTCTGGGAGTCAAGACCGGAAGTGGGCTCATCAAGGAACAGCAGGAGTTCAGGCTTGGCAGCAAGCTCTACACCGATAGTTAGTCGCTTTCGCTGCTCAACGTTGAGACCTTCACCGGGGACACCGAcaacagcatcagcatAGGCCTGCATCTCCAGAATATCAATGACTTCGTCAACATAGGCAAtcttctcggccttgggCACATTGGAAGGTTGTCGCAGAAGAGCAGAAAACTCGAGAGCTTCACGAACGGTGGAAGTAGCAGTATGGAGATCCTGCTGTTGCACGTAACCTGTCTTTCTCTGGAAAGAGGCGTCCCGCTTCTGTCCGTTGACTCGCATGTCTCCAGTAATCACACCAGTGGCCTTTCGGTCAGCCAGAACATCCAGAAGAGTGGTTTTACCggctccagagcagcccaTGAGGGCTGTTAGAGTACCTGGCTTGACCCATCCGTCCACGTTATCCAGTAGTCTCTTTTCTCCGCCCTTTACCTTGATGTCGTAGCACACATCCTTCCATTGGAAGATATCCTTGGGGGTAGAATCGGAGGGGGTACACGAGGAAGTCTCTTCCTGCTgaccctcctcctgctgaACAAGAATCTCTCTATCCTGAGCTGCACCAACCTTCTCAGCATTGGCCTCGACATCCATCAGATGAGCTCGCTTCTTTCGCTGCTTGAGAGAAGATCGCAGGAACACCAGAACCTCACCCTTGGATTTGGCAGACTGGATGAACTCGACGGCAGTCAGGTAGGTGAACGCAAAGAAGAGAATGAAGCCAAACATGATACCCAGGTTTCGCCACAAGTGAGCCTGCGAGTAATCAAAGGCCATTTCCAAGTACCGGTCTCCGTTGACAAAACGCTCTCCAGGCTTTGCTCCAACGGCCATACAGCCCTGGTAAGGAGATCCCAGCTGGTCGTATGTGGACTGCTGTGGGATGAAAAGGGCACAAGGGAATTCTCTGTTTCGGAACTCGTTGACCATGACCGCTTCAAAGCCGTAGGCAATCGGGTCAATATAGTTGATCCACCGTGCCCATCCTCGCATGTAGCTAATGGGGAGAGTGAAGCCTGTGTAGATGATAAGGGCGAGAATAATGACAGCTGCGGGAGCAAGGGCCTGCTGAAGAGTTTTGGTGACAGCTGCAATGGTTCGGAAAATCATACTCATGGCCAAAACACATAGGAGTgtgaagaggaagaagatgaaaaaAGGACCGGCTTCTCGTCGCAGGTTGGACATGAAGTAAAGAGTCACGTTGACACAAAGCATGGTGAGGAATTTGGTGGGGAAGTCGCAGATAATTGACGCTAACGCTTCACAGAAGGGGTGGTACATGGCGTATCTCTGGTGCTTTTCCACAATGGGACGAAGTTCGTAAAGGACAATGATTTCAAGAACAGAAGACATGGCGTTCATCAACATGGCAAAGAATAGAAGAGCTCCTCgggaaaagaaggacgatGTGTCTTCGGGCATGTTGTAGAACATAGACGAGAGAATGAGAGCAACGACAAAGTTACCCAAGACAGTGGTCAGAGCCATACTGAGATCGCCTCTGAGTCTTTGGAAGCCTCGGGTCAAGCACAGCTTGACCTGCATGGGGATGGAGATTGTGTAGGGAGAAGACACCTTGATATGGTCACTCTGCTTCTCCTGTTTGAGCTCCATGATATCGGCAACTCGGTTTCCTCCCACGGGAAACTCGGTGTTGAAtcgctcaatctcctcctgaAGGTTGGCATAGGCCTGGGACTGTCTCCATCGCTCAGCAAATTCGGATGCAGTTCGAGGGGTCTTCCCCTCAAAGCCAGGAGCGACAATTCGCTCTGCAGGAGAGGTAATAGATGTGAGGAAGTCTCCGGTTGTCTGTCGATGAGGACATTCGAATCCCATCTCTTCAAAGTATTGCTTGGCTTGCTCACCGGGACCAAAGTAGATCTGCTGACCCTCGTAGAGAACGGTCACCTTGTCAAAGAGTTCGTAGGCTTCCTGGGAGGCCTGGTagagagacacaaacatggAGGCGCCAGTGAGCTCGGCTGAGTGACGCAGCCATCGCAGAAACTCGGTGGCAGTAGCAGCATCGAGACCTCGAGTACTGTTGTCCCAGCACTGCAGAGGCGATCCACAGACAATACTCTCGGCGATAGAGACTCGCTTTcgctctcctccagaaacacCTCGCACAAAGTCATTTCCAACCTTGGTGTCGAGAGTGTGAGACAGACCCAGAG includes:
- a CDS encoding uncharacterized protein (Compare to YALI0B02544g, similar to uniprot|Q04182 Saccharomyces cerevisiae YDR406w PDR15 ATP-binding cassette transporter family member, similar to Saccharomyces cerevisiae PDR5 (YOR153W) and PDR15 (YDR406W); ancestral locus Anc_5.500); translated protein: MTDPVPITQDPTIYSSQQDAEIRSLAESIHSQHSNNSNNSTELTNPYVDTSDPELDPWSGQFNSRKWSRTILGLKRRYGTSKEITAGVSFKNLGAYGYGGGADYQKTVANAVLGLEGVVRTLFHLEKKEDKVQILSDFNGVLWPGETCVVLGRPGSGCTTLLKSIACETYGFQLDKETEWNYQGIPRKIMQKTCRGEIVYNAEVDVHFPHLTVGDTLMFASLARTPQNRFDGVTREQYAKHTRDVTMASLGLSHTLDTKVGNDFVRGVSGGERKRVSIAESIVCGSPLQCWDNSTRGLDAATATEFLRWLRHSAELTGASMFVSLYQASQEAYELFDKVTVLYEGQQIYFGPGEQAKQYFEEMGFECPHRQTTGDFLTSITSPAERIVAPGFEGKTPRTASEFAERWRQSQAYANLQEEIERFNTEFPVGGNRVADIMELKQEKQSDHIKVSSPYTISIPMQVKLCLTRGFQRLRGDLSMALTTVLGNFVVALILSSMFYNMPEDTSSFFSRGALLFFAMLMNAMSSVLEIIVLYELRPIVEKHQRYAMYHPFCEALASIICDFPTKFLTMLCVNVTLYFMSNLRREAGPFFIFFLFTLLCVLAMSMIFRTIAAVTKTLQQALAPAAVIILALIIYTGFTLPISYMRGWARWINYIDPIAYGFEAVMVNEFRNREFPCALFIPQQSTYDQLGSPYQGCMAVGAKPGERFVNGDRYLEMAFDYSQAHLWRNLGIMFGFILFFAFTYLTAVEFIQSAKSKGEVLVFLRSSLKQRKKRAHLMDVEANAEKVGAAQDREILVQQEEGQQEETSSCTPSDSTPKDIFQWKDVCYDIKVKGGEKRLLDNVDGWVKPGTLTALMGCSGAGKTTLLDVLADRKATGVITGDMRVNGQKRDASFQRKTGYVQQQDLHTATSTVREALEFSALLRQPSNVPKAEKIAYVDEVIDILEMQAYADAVVGVPGEGLNVEQRKRLTIGVELAAKPELLLFLDEPTSGLDSQTAWSIICLLKKLANRGQAILCTIHQPSAILFQEFDRLLFMTLGGKTVYYGDIGANSSALINYFESKGADPCPEEANPAEWMLAAIGAAPGSIAKHDWAVVWNESEERARERDLLDKMAEELAAQSTHDEKNELVTSKSVGSSQTSSSSYSAKSQYATSQATQLYYLTKRLWTYYWRSPRYIWSKLLMSIASALFIGFSYYKASQDIQGLQNQMFAFFMLFLIFVIIMVQILPHFVAQRELYEARERSSMAYSWQAFMGSNILVELPWQTLVAVLVFFCFYYPIGLQNNATGHLGERGALFFLLLWSFYVYNSTFAHMMGAAFENKENAATIGYLLFALCLIFCGVLATKEDMPHFWIFMYRVSPLTYLISGLLSAGVGETRVECTDNELVLFKPMNGTNCGKYMHPFMEGLGHTDMPMGYLVDPSATDMCGYCPISNTNGYLDQIDVKYSQRWRNYGILFAYPAFNVFMAFAFYYIFRVPKKSRKQKA